The DNA segment TCTTAGAATTATAGATAAAGTaattaaaatatataaaaaatcagGAACAAATACGAAATAATATAAATAGACAAACACAAAATTAGTATTTACAATTTCATAAAATGAGATATTTGATTgcatttaaataaaaataatttcaaagtctaacaatatttataaaaaaaaaacaattattattatttaatatcaCACTATAGGTTAATTACAGAGTGTTGTCACCAGGTGTCTTTCTTCTTGAAATCACGAGATCACTGATATTTTTTTAGTCAGCTTGAGAAGTTCATGATGATGAAAATTGTTTGAAATACCTTAATGTTATCAAATGACATATGTAATATCAAGGTGATTTTAAGTCACTGAAAGTACAATTCTTGTGTTCATAACATTGTTCAAAATTCATATCAGCAGAGGCTTTGATTATGttggaaacaaaaattttaaactagaaaagttttgaaaaaattttgctATTCCCATTTTGAAGTTTGAAGTTGTAAAACTAGAACTAAAATTGCACAAAAttaaaacttcttttaatttatcACTGTAAAATTAGTTTGAACTGTCAAATATGTTCCATAGTTATCATTGTATTTTCACTGGCCCACTACACATTAAACAAGCACTGTCAAAACGTCTGAACTGTTTTGTGAAGTGTTTTGGGAAGTCCGTTGCTTATTCACATTAATAATACTTTTACTGAAATCTTTATGACCTGAAGAATCATCAAAGGCAGCCGTATTTTTTCGAACATCAGGATTTTGAGCTTTATAAAGCATAATTTGACTGCTACGATGAGCAGGACTCAGGCCATCACCCTTGATGCTCTCATTCAAGTTGTAACCTTTGAGACTGTTAGTATCTGAACTTGTACCAGGCATCACAAGCATTGTTTTTCTTGACCCTGGACAATCAACTTCAGAAATCATTTCTAACATTTCACTGGAACTCTCCATTGGAATCATTGAACTTAGGGGCCGCACAACACtcactttgggcatgtccataccgCAAGCTCCAGTAGAATTTATACTTCCCATACTTCCAATGTCGTCCTTCAGGGGATTGGTATATCTCCTGAGGTTCTCTTCGTTTTGAAGGTTATTTGATTTCTCATCTTCGTGATTTCTATGGCATGAATCCGCTGATGGCGATAAGTTCACGCCACTCATTCCTAAGGATTTCTTCTTGTGCCTTAGATATAAAAGCGACAATACTACTGCTGCACCAATAGCGATGAGGATGAAACAAATAAGTACTATCAAGTATTTGTTACTAGGCTTTTCTTCAGAAACTAATGCTGTTTCAACTTTAACTTCGACTATAGATGTGAGAGCAAGTAAAGATGTTTGTTTTCTTGATATGGCTTCACCTATAACTCTTATACCATCTAGAACACCTTTATCACCAAACTGTAAAGAAAAGTAAATCTTAGAACCTTTCTGGAGAACATTTTGAGATATCTGTAATGTGAAAGGGGAAAGTACTCACCAATGTGACTTCAATGGTGTCATTGTAATCTAACTTGAGGTCACATAGAAGTATCAGTTCTTCTTGCAATCCCGAAGCTGCTTGCTGGGTTGCCAGTAATCTCCTGAGGTCTAGGCAAATTCCTTCAACAGTTACACCTGCTGGTAACTTCATCCTATCAAAAAGTAAAGTTAACCGTGCGCAGGTGTTACTCAAGGTTGCTTGATTAGGCCAACAGCTTGGAGGACTTGGAAGCTGTGGAGGCTTTACTCTTCGCCCTCCTTCCAAATCCCTACATTCTCCATGAGCTTGACAGGGTGGAGACAGGCACGACTCGGCAGAGGAAGGGACGCAAACTTGATTCAAGTTGCAAATGGTGGTTGGATGACTGTTGCGACAGTTACTCAGTCCACACCAAATCTTGGTGCACTTGACAATTCCATTGTTACAAATGCATGTATTACACTCATGCTGCCACGTCATGTTGTTATCCAAATTCTGCCCACCCCATAAGCAGCTACCCGGAGAAGGCAGGTAGGAAATATTATCCACTGTAATAAAGGTTCGGTATTAGCATTGCAAAAcacaagaaagtttatttttatGTCAACTTACGGTTGCATCTTTTGCCGTGTCTCCCTGGAGGGCAGATACACCGATAGTCGCCAATCTCATCTATGCAAGTTCCGCCGTAATCGCAAGGGTTTGATGCGCATTCGTTTATGTTGATTCTGCAGTCTGGACCCGTGAAACCGGCTGCGCATTCGCAAAGGAACCAGTTGACACCGTCTATGCATTTTCCTCCATTATAGCATGGTTGAGGTTGACAATCATTCACGTCATCTTGACAATGGTTACCTTGGAAACCATCCCGACATATGCACCTATAGTAATCATCTGTATTGACACAAGTGCCTCCGTTGAGGCAAGGACTAGATCTGCAAGCAGCCTGCTTGGATATATGGCACATTGTACCTGAAAAAACATCAGAATTATTTCAAATCCTTTTTTGCGCAGTCCTTGATGACTAACCTTCCCAATCTGATAAGCAGCGACATACGAAGGTGTTTCCTAGGTCTTGGCAAGTACCCCCATTTTTGCAAGTGTTGTGATCACAGTGGCTGTCCCTAGAACTGCAGGTTTTACCCTTCCATCCGTTTTTGCATTCGCATTCGAAATCGGCTATACCATCGATGCAAGTACCGTTGTTTCTGCATGGGTTGGGGTTGCATTCGTCAGTATCTGGAAGTAGAAGATGGAAGAAATGAATTACGGTGAATCAATGAGTGTTATCCTGATTCGGATATTTTATGAGAAATTCATGAAACTTACTTATATTGCAAAGAGCACCCTCCCACCCCTCCTTGCATATGCACTGGAATGCATTGACTTTATCCACGCAAGTTCCGCCATTTTCGCAAGGGTTTATCTTGCAATCGTTGATATCTAAAAATTTACTGTCAGTATAAAGCCAAGGGGTTAAACTGTGTAAAAACTTACTCTCATGGCAGTATTTCCCAGTGTAGCCTGGTTCGCATTGGCATGAATGTCCGATTCCTGTTAGGCTGACGCATCTTCCGTGGTCACCGCAGATGCCATCACAGTTTCCTAAAGCTGTAAAATGATAGCAAAATACATTCGGCATAAAATCAAAGGGAAGAATTTTCTACTTCCAGTTCGGCAATTTCGACAATCTGATTGGTTGAATGAAAATGTATCTAACGTACCTATATCTGTACAAGGTGGATTGTCGCATAGCAATCTAGGTTGGCTGCAATTTTTACCCTGCCATCCTTCAGGACAATGGCAATAGTAGTCCTGCTGGGTGTTGAAGCACGATGCGCCATTTTGACATGGATCTGGACTGCAGTGATCGTAATCGTtctgaaatatcgaaaatgATACCATAGAGAAACAAACAACAAGTACTGATGGAGAAAGTTGAATAATTCTTGTGAAATAATTCGTTCTTCCATTACAAAATGACTACTTGTTCATTTCGACGAGACAGAAAGTTTTCCTGTTCACCAAATGACTTAATTCAGCTGGACATCAGATCGCATGATAAATTGTGCGCGCCGTAATGGTCCTAACGTGAACCATTGATATACCGAGTGTCCCCAGGCACAAATCCTCGCCATCACAACGCGCCGCCGACATCTCAGTAGTCCGATGATTTAAGAAAACGCCCTAAGAAACAAATGAACCGTCGGTTACGGATAACCAACGTTAATGCGTTGTTATTATCCACGATTTGTCGGTTGTTGCGGGGGCATTATTTTCAGCTCGCTAAATAAACATTATCGTTGAAATTAAGGTCACAATTATATGAATTATTTTCCTTTTCAGCTTCCAGCATCTGGTTGTGCTCAGCCGGATTTGGCGTTTAGCGAACGAGTGATTAGTGACTCTAAAACTGATGGTTATAGATGCACAAAGGGCGTTACTCAGATGATAAGGCTGCGAAGTGGTTGTTAGCCTTAGGGAATCTACGTATTCTCATGGGAAGCAGATGTAGCAGAAAATAATCCAATAGAACCTTCATTGGTTAATGTAGTCATTAGGTCATAATTTACTGAAACTTTTATAATATTTTAGGCCCTACTGGCGGATCTGACAGACTAGCAACTTTGAGTTAAATGTTGCAGaaaaacgacttatatttcagttgaatatttccacaatcaaaaagattgtaaatgaggaggatgacaaagaatttatttctaatgggagacccaaaaaagtggtggcatttgagaattttatatttgagtgaattattgcgaaaagtttactacaggattttagatgaatgtcatcgtagaataagttctcgaaaattgattttctatctttcatttgacttgtcctatacattgtaaatgtcttaaggtaccaataaatacctaattattattattatatcaatgtattaggatgaacagccacaaatacgcgccagttgtcctgttaattgtttattcatgtgaaatttttgttcaaaggtgaagtccatcttgacttgaaacatcctttaactccttttacttatactgatgcaaaatgatttttgttgaagaatttaacattcttgtaattatctgttaattccttcgggagagaCCCATTCCTAACcaatgcatcatatgcatttcatcttcgggttaatatttttcaaatctataactgatgtaacgtattcaaactttagccaaagaagataacgaacattaactctcctcaagctagtgcatattatgatattatactgatctcttgtattttccatgcaaataattggatttggtatgccttcaatcagtttgtataaacttcaattatgttcgtcacatattttccgaagagattcgacattgtgataaaatacgtaataacagaaacttttacgtagaacgggcaacatagcgttgatttaaaacccaaaaatgttttgacaaacgtcataactccacattttcgtactatactgagtgaaatgtgtcaattttccatggccaaccgagtgctaaaataaaagtgaatggagtatatacgcTCGACCTAAGAGTTTTTCCGTTGCTTATTGATGCGTATACTCAATTTTTAAGCCTCATCTGGCTACGAAAGTCGAATGATCGGACCTTGACCAGGTAACAATCTCGACCTAGGAGCCAGATCGGAAATGGCCAAAAACAGCTAGTGAAAATCGAGATTATTTGACGTTTACGTCAGAATGTTACGTttatgttttgacaagcgtcataaaccccacattttcgtactatacaaagtgaaatgcgtcaaatttccatggccaatcgagtgctaaaataaaagcgaatggagtatatatactTATATAAAATTGTAAGACTCACCTCACATTCATGCCCGGTGAAACCCACAGGGCAGATGCACCTGTAGCCATTGACCAAGTCGTCGCATTCACCCCCATTCTTGCAAGGGTTGGAAGCGCAGTCGTTTATGTCAGTGGCGCAGTCCCGGCCTGAAaccaaaaacaactcaattaaCATCGAAACGATGCGGATATCCTGAAATCGGTCaatttgaatattcaaattcaaaacggTGTCTTCCTCTGATGGCGAGTTCAATCTCCGATCAGCGGTTATTAATCTTCCCAACGTAGCGTGGTGACAAAGACGTCAGTGGGAGAAAACAATCAATCAAGAATTCGAATTTTCGTATTCACATATTCGTAATTACTTACTTATGAAGTCATTAAAATCGAGGATTATTCTTAGCAGGATATCGATAGCGTTTTAATGAAGTTTTTAATAATCCCGAGACGACTGACGAAATTTCCTGATGTTTTCGATTTATTCCGATGAAAAATGATTCGAAACacgtttgaatttttttcacagatGAATCCCATCGTTTTGAATTTACAGGATGTTAGTTACTCCTCTGGTAAGCTCGAAGTTGTAGACCAAACTTTTTAATCAGCTTATTGTAAACGATTTTCGATATTGTAGTAGTAGCAAAGTTATTTCAAGAAATTGTCATGTGAATCGGCAATCAAGACATTAAGCTGGCATTCATTTTGGATTAttctcctcaaaattatagatttCTATAACGACAACAAATTTTATTTGGAGTTAAGTTCGTCGAGattgaaaaatcgaatatttgtGGGTTTTTTGTCGTTATCACTAACAATATCTTACCTGTGTATCCCGGTTGGCAGGCACAATGATAGTCGTTGACTAAATCTATGCAAGTTGCCCCATGTTGACACTGTCCAACGCAATCGTTGATGTTTTGATCGCAGTTTTTTCCCATCCAACCCACCCTGCATTTACAGAGATAATCTCCAACCAAATTAGTACAGGAAAAAGCGTTGATGCAGGGGTGTGCTAAACATTCATCAGCATCTGAAAATTATTGATAGAAATTAATATAATGCACATCTTTTCAAGAGATGGAAATTTGGCAAAAAATTCCTCAAACTTCTATTGATAAAGTCACTGAAGTAAGAGAACTACCAAGAGCTAGAGGAGACCCCTCCCTTGATTTCAAGGTAATTGTAACAGAATGAAACTTTTAAAAGCCTGAGACTCTGCCAGGCCAGGTAGAATCTCCAATTCTCATTTTTCTCTACTATGTTATCTCTCTGAATTCTGAAGCAGTCCTTTAAAGTTAAATATTCCGTGGTAGCTACTGCAAATTGAGCTGAAACATCTGGCTGCGCTTTCACACTTGAATATCATACGAATTTACTAcgttattctattctattcaagACCTGTCATACATAAATGATATTCCTGGAACCTCAACAATATAATCATTACTCTGAAAAGTACAAAGACGTATATTCTGACCGAAGGAAATTATGGTGACTGTATAGTTTTTCGCAACAGTGAACACAATGTCGTAGACAAGCTTCCTAGTGTATCATGACGGAACAAATGACAGCTGAActcattatttttgaattattctaaACCAACAATGTTTTTCAAGAGCAATCAGTTCTTGTTGTGATTTTCCTAGTCGAAATCTGTGTCTACATGGTTAACTTTGGTCGAAGTAAGTGTGAAACATACACGCACATTTGCTGGAAATATCAGTTTGGAAAAATATGATGTCTACTCACCGAACTGACAGACATTTCCCTCCCAGGCTGGTGGACAATCGCACTTGAAGGAATCCTCAAGATTGACACACGTTCCGCCATTCTGACATGGAGCTGAAGCGCATTCATCTATATCTGGAACAAAAGAAAAAGGATGTAAATTTCACATATTTATGAATCTTTTCTTTGAagcatcattttcttcaatcaATACTTCCAGATTTTATGGAATGTTCGAGGGAATGTTCTTTTATGTCCCGAGATTCAAAGGAATCTGAACTGTAAAACCAGGTATCAGGTAAgagataatttttacactgcgcaaaaaaattaacggacattctgaaaatttcaattttaatgaaagttaactctacattgactttataacatATTCttcatgttctctcgggaaggttttgaacgaaacaagacacattaaatggaagaaaaattcaggatttcaccgaaaaagaagagaaatgaacaattttcaaaatactgaaatgctgataagtgatttaatacttggtatttccaccccttgcgttaattacagctcggcaacgatggttcatactcaaaatgagtgatcttgaaatgttttgatctaatccttcccagattcctcagagttggattcctaagtcattaaaagTAGCTAGATGATTTtatgaacttctcagccttctattgaggttgtcccaaacctgctcaatcggattgagatctggacttcttgctggcaattccattcgagagacttcaacctcttcaaggtactcctgaacgatgcgcgcacgatagggtctggcattatcgtccaaaaaatgaaattttcaccaatgtatggggcaaatggcactacatgctcttcaagaatgttccttacatacctatcagcattcatagctccattatcaatgaccactaggtctgtgcgagcagtcaaagatattccaccccataccataatcgatcatccaccgaaaccagtagtattcaggaaattgcactgagcatatctttcatgtggacgtctgtatacaagggaacgtcgatcacaatggtagaggcagaatctagactcagaTGAGTCTAGAGTCACAgatgtgaagagaactctttcccaatcggcctcttcccaatggatatgctctctcgcaaaatcaaaacgcgcccttcgatgggctggggtaagagctgggcctcttgccgcgacacgaggccttaatcATATTCTCtaaggcgatttcttattgtctgagtgctaatttgcacctcatgagtttgctcaagctgaatttgaaggaggcgtgcgtttgcaaaccgttgtctcaacgaagaaactctcaagtaacgttcttgaatggcagttgttacccgtggtctaccctgttcCTGGtctacccttcttctcgcaaaactaccgcttgggcacattcctcttgggtcaaattgcgtgtttcgcgttgcatagcgatcgagtgtagaaaatcaaacgaaagaaaaactattgatcactagaattgatcgagaacaactgattttagaatggagccaatacattcaaaatctgataatatcatcttctttcattcctgctgggaaaaaacatatgtattgaagaaaaccgttgaaagtgtataacatatgcatgcataattctgatgaaaataattatcattgagaacaccttcagttgtagaataaacttgagatttccataatgtgcgtaaaGTTTTTTGCGTAGTGTAGATTTTGCAGTTCCGAAACATGACCGGGCTCTGGAGATTCAACCAGTGTTTCTAGCTTCTTCTGAAGCTCTTTCTTGGTGCCTTTTTCTAAGTGGTCTTATACACTATGGTTTGATTAAGTCGAGTACTTTTTTCTATTCATCCAAGTACTTATCGACTCATATTTCCATTTGATAGCAAaccgaatatttcatgaaaacatTCTGGACCTGGTTCTCAGGTCACTCTTTCGAATACACCTCATGGCTCATATCTCATCGATCGTTGTTGACGGTACCTTCAGTCATTCCCATTCAAACCAACTCGGGTCTCTTACTTATGCTTTATCACTGTCCTATCACGGCCGGCATTGGGAACACTCCATTTCCATCAATACAACTTCATACCACGTAATTATTGCATGCATAGATACAATCTCTGATCACGACCGGTCAAATATCAAATCAATCTTCTTTTTCCGATCGTTGGTATCCCAACAATACCGTTCGTAGATGGTACCGGATGAATAGAAACGGTCTCTGGGCTCTCTGTATCGCAGGGGAGATGAGATATCTACCGGAGACAATGGCTTAAATGAGTAATTCGAAATTGTCCCTTTCGCGACAGCGGTCATGATCTTCGATGGAGATAAAAATAAGAGATGGCAGTTTCGTTGTGCAGTGATGAGGCTGTGTCGTGTAGCACTGCTCGAAAAACGCCACATTCCGTTTTTCGTTCTTTTAGGTTAATGTCCTAATACaaggtctttacaaatgatgaTAACATCGCAGTATGATAAACTAATCAGCAAATGAATGGGGACAGCTAAAATTTTGTTTGACTAGCTGTATAATTTCAACATTACTTTGGTGAAGCTGGATTTCCACCCCTAGATTCAAGCCACTATCCTTCGCCTGCAGACTATAGGCACCAGGTATTTTCTTTCTTGAACGAAGAGAAAAAAGTCCTATGTACCACAATCTTTATTAGTTTTTAAAGACTACTATAGCTTCGAGACTTTTCAATACAGTCTCATTTTAAAGTCAAAAAGATACAAGCTCAATCTGCTCAATATTAAAATAGACAAATTTCTGTCGTTTTTGCTTGCCGCCATTTCATTCGGCTGATTTATTAAGTTTGGTCTTTATATGACAGAAATTTGTCTATTTCAATATTGTAGCTTGTATCTTTTTGACTTGAAAATGAGACTGTATTGAAAAGTCTCGAAACTATAGAAATCTTCAATCTCTACGCAACTTGTGCAGGTTTTTTTTCTAGATCTTCTTGCTGTACAGGATGTGAATACAGAGaaccaaaaatttaatttttttggctaagaatttggaaatattgagatcttatacagggtgtctgtaaacaaatgcgattcctcgatgaaaataagcaggggtagttcctataattttttttcgaaatcgacctcccttccaagatacagcctttggaaggcgatgacgtgttgacagtttttaattttttttacgggttctaaaaaacactgactcatcaaactatacataatatgaagcactaagtagatgttactaacacaatatttttagatctcataacttcattataaggggttgaaaataaaaacGGAGGAGGTAGATACGATGGAATGGAAtaaacagtgatcagaactgcttgtaagtttttatttattccgagaaaagtatcgactgtatggaaattttgcaagagactttttttctccagaattgaaggagaaaccataagagaattttatttttcgaaaatctattccacgaaaacaatttttgaagtaaaatcataaggggttgttactTTCAACCCCttataatgaagttatgagatctaaaaaaaattgtgggagTAAcgtctacttagtgcttcatattatgtacagttttatgactcagtgttcccagaacccgtaaaaaaaattaaaaactgtcaactcgccatcgTTTTAAAAAGGccgtatcttggaagggaggtcgatttcgaaaaaaaattataggaactacgcCTGCTTATTTCCATCgaagaatcatctccctaatTCCGTCGCATTTGTTAACATATACCCTGTATAAAGTTCTCCTTTATGTTGGGTGGATTGTTTGGTCATTACCTCGAGAAGTTTTTGCCTTTTCTCGATACATTGCGTTGCTATAGAAATACCTGGGCTGCTTGATATTTAAGGCCCTCATTACTTGTACCCTCGTCAGGCTAGTCGAGGGTCTTCCTCGTGCAAATTAAACGAGACATAAGATCGAAAATTGTTGCTGTCTACCTATTAAGTATTCAATAGAGAAacagaataatttttgttcagTAAACTGTATTATAGAGCGCATATCTCATACTTTATACTCCAATGAAGTTGTATAATCTCCGATACATCCAGTGGTATTATACTTGCAAATATTCAGAGCATCTGGTGTAAGTGTCTcaacaaattcatttttatgTTCGCCCCATATTTTCCGTCAGTTTGTTGGCTCACATTCTCACAGCATTGGTATCGGGTTCAACACACGGTTCGACAGAATTATCATCTCgtatatttttccaatttgcGGCCTCTCAAACGGACTCGCACCTAATTTGCATAATTTCCGAGCCCGATGCAACAACATATTGACTTCTTCCCCCATCGACAGCTGAGACCAATTATGCGGTCCCATTGTCAGTCTGAAAAGTGGTCAAATGTTTAATTGGATCTCCGTCCATATTTAGAGCGCGTGAGTTGTTTGTCCGATCTAAATGGTTAATGTAACAGCAGACCACGGCCGATCTTATTTATTGCGTTCGCggtttcttcattttcataagTCAAAAAAGGTGCTGGTTGTTGCGGAGCTGTTTCTTGCCAAAAATTTAGGAGTTTTTAGCTTGTACGACACGTCGTATATCTTGCACGGTATGTGTGAAACGTTTTAATTATCCTCTACTCGGAGTTTTTGTAAAAAGAATCTGTGGACGTGAATTTTGTTGAACGTTTTTCCTCCTGTGGCAGATCATAACAGGaataggtatactccattcacttttattttagcagtcggttggccatggaaatttgacacatttcactctgtatagtacgaaaatgtggggtcatgaagcttgtcaaaacatttttgggttttaaatcaacgctatgttgcccgttctacgtaaaagttactgttattacgtatttatcacaatgtcgaatctcttcggaaaatatgtgacgaacataattgaagtttataccaactgattgaaggcataaaaaatccagttatttgcatggaaaatacaagagatcattattatatcataatatgtactagcttgaggagagttaatgttggttatcttctttggctaaagtttgaatacgtttcaTCAGTTGtacatttaaaaaatattaacccgaatatgaaatgcatataatgcAGTGGTTCAGAATGGGtatcttccgaaggaattaatagataaaattataagaatgttaaattcttcaacaaaaatcatcttgcttcaatataagtaaaggaattaaaggaagttcaaatcaagatgaacttcatctttgaacaaaaatttcacaatcatttcacaatcaacaggacaactggcgcgtatttgtggctgttcatcattgatataataataataattaggtatttattggtaccttaagacatttacaatgtataggacaagtcaaatgaaagatagaaaaatcaattttcgggaacttattctacgatgacagtcatcgaaaatcctgaagtaaacttttcgcattgattcactcaaacataaaattctcaaatgccaccacttttttgggtctcccaatagaaagaaattctttgttatcctcttcattcacaatcttattgattgtggaaatattcagttgaaatataagtcgtttagattcagatgaaacattatataaattctcttacattgaatatgttcgctaccgtctgacgtattgtagattttagaagatcagggtataactatttgaatgagcggacctgaattctaaatagcacttcctgaaaccctgtctcttttttcaatcactttcggcattttcgtaaaagaaattgatatttgttgtggcaacggcgttatgacattaacgacatttcatgaatgccaaccttactccgttctagttacaaaaacttgagaagattatttcatggctaaccgactgctaaaataaatgtgaatacagtatacctatatttgaataaatgccTTAATATTTGACAACTTTTTCTGGCTATCAACCATTGCAGTTGTTTTTTTTGAAATGTAAATATAGTGAACATGCATTCTATCCATGAGCTGACCATTATGTATAAAGCTGTCATTGA comes from the Coccinella septempunctata chromosome 2, icCocSept1.1, whole genome shotgun sequence genome and includes:
- the LOC123306610 gene encoding protein jagged-1b isoform X2, encoding MCGVMWRLLCRCLTHGYLLHFFLLFLLLLQCANGSGFFELQVLEMANPRSELTTGQCCGGAVRNPLTSRCTTPCNTFFRLCLKEYQSNVTSTGTCSFGNTSSSVLGQSSFTLADPERGKLVLPFSFRWTRSFTLILQAVDHNNFTSPGTQEIIDEATYSGIIDPSAEWHTLNHRGPRASLTYRVRVKCDTHYYNATCTKFCRPRDDKFGHYICDANGDKECIDGWKGATCDVAVCKPGCHPLHGKCDNPGECNCRPGWRGDFCDQCEPYPGCKHGYCNGSSWQCICDTNWGGILCDQDLNYCGTHEPCMSGGTCENTAPDKYMCTCPDGFSGINCETVDNPCAPAPCLHGGTCLEEGGSFSCECAPGWTGPTCNIDIDECASAPCQNGGTCVNLEDSFKCDCPPAWEGNVCQFDADECLAHPCINAFSCTNLVGDYLCKCRVGWMGKNCDQNINDCVGQCQHGATCIDLVNDYHCACQPGYTGRDCATDINDCASNPCKNGGECDDLVNGYRCICPVGFTGHECENDYDHCSPDPCQNGASCFNTQQDYYCHCPEGWQGKNCSQPRLLCDNPPCTDIGNCDGICGDHGRCVSLTGIGHSCQCEPGYTGKYCHENINDCKINPCENGGTCVDKVNAFQCICKEGWEGALCNINTDECNPNPCRNNGTCIDGIADFECECKNGWKGKTCSSRDSHCDHNTCKNGGTCQDLGNTFVCRCLSDWEGTMCHISKQAACRSSPCLNGGTCVNTDDYYRCICRDGFQGNHCQDDVNDCQPQPCYNGGKCIDGVNWFLCECAAGFTGPDCRININECASNPCDYGGTCIDEIGDYRCICPPGRHGKRCNLDNISYLPSPGSCLWGGQNLDNNMTWQHECNTCICNNGIVKCTKIWCGLSNCRNSHPTTICNLNQVCVPSSAESCLSPPCQAHGECRDLEGGRRVKPPQLPSPPSCWPNQATLSNTCARLTLLFDRMKLPAGVTVEGICLDLRRLLATQQAASGLQEELILLCDLKLDYNDTIEVTLFGDKGVLDGIRVIGEAISRKQTSLLALTSIVEVKVETALVSEEKPSNKYLIVLICFILIAIGAAVVLSLLYLRHKKKSLGMSGVNLSPSADSCHRNHEDEKSNNLQNEENLRRYTNPLKDDIGSMGSINSTGACGMDMPKVSVVRPLSSMIPMESSSEMLEMISEVDCPGSRKTMLVMPGTSSDTNSLKGYNLNESIKGDGLSPAHRSSQIMLYKAQNPDVRKNTAAFDDSSGHKDFSKSIINVNKQRTSQNTSQNSSDVLTVLV